A single genomic interval of Natronoarchaeum philippinense harbors:
- a CDS encoding aldo/keto reductase, translating to MQTRPLGETGHDSTVAAFGAIALNWLEQEGANQMVEHVLDAGVNHFDVAPTYGDAEIKLGPKLRQHREEIFLGCKTQERDYEGATRKLEQSLHRLGTDHIELYQIHGLEYEDELDEITGDGGALEAIREAKAEGTVDHIGLTSHGNPQLILDAIERIDDLDSLMFPMNPVVAGKDGGEYDYEAVLDRAEEKGIGTLGIKAFAGGSWPSTDDLPEADRPYANWYEPVDTPEEIRERFDFAATQGLTSVLTPGDPKLVTMVLDAATRHEAMDEAAQRSLIERLRHDDSPVPEQLHH from the coding sequence ATGCAAACGCGACCGCTCGGGGAGACGGGCCACGACAGCACCGTCGCGGCGTTCGGCGCCATCGCGCTCAACTGGCTCGAACAGGAAGGTGCGAATCAGATGGTCGAACACGTCCTCGATGCCGGCGTTAACCACTTCGACGTGGCGCCGACCTACGGCGACGCCGAAATCAAGCTCGGGCCGAAGCTGCGACAGCACCGCGAGGAGATCTTTCTGGGCTGTAAGACCCAAGAGCGCGATTACGAGGGCGCGACGCGCAAGCTCGAGCAGTCGTTGCACCGGCTCGGCACCGACCACATCGAACTGTACCAGATCCACGGGCTGGAGTACGAGGACGAACTGGACGAGATCACGGGCGACGGCGGCGCCCTCGAAGCGATCCGCGAGGCCAAAGCCGAGGGGACAGTCGACCACATCGGACTGACGAGCCACGGCAACCCGCAGCTGATTCTGGACGCGATCGAGCGCATCGACGATCTCGACTCGCTGATGTTCCCGATGAACCCCGTCGTCGCAGGCAAGGACGGCGGCGAGTACGACTACGAGGCCGTGCTCGACCGCGCGGAGGAGAAAGGCATCGGGACGCTCGGCATCAAGGCGTTCGCAGGTGGGTCGTGGCCGTCTACTGACGACCTCCCCGAGGCCGACCGGCCGTACGCGAACTGGTACGAGCCGGTCGACACGCCCGAGGAGATCAGAGAGCGGTTCGACTTCGCGGCCACGCAGGGGCTGACGAGCGTCCTCACGCCGGGCGACCCGAAACTCGTGACGATGGTGCTCGACGCCGCAACGCGCCACGAGGCGATGGACGAGGCGGCCCAGCGCTCGCTGATCGAGCGGCTGCGCCACGACGACAGCCCCGTCCCCGAGCAGCTCCACCACTGA
- a CDS encoding class I SAM-dependent methyltransferase codes for MDVPTTVRTALEDQPVAGATCLEAGAGLGNATAGLLDAGAERVYAVTDDAEHARTTRRRVAAAASDRNVVLEADLRALPLAANSIDVITAHGLCNVLAPPALDAVAAELTRVAAPGCRLIVDDYEPLPADAPVTELFSLENAVAEQTDGVPALTFYPSDVLVALFEQYGWVSCRETTLLDPVPWTRSHLDAHAEAVRARAEKLPDATRDRVVSEAEQLVAAISATECGRMYSVALCRPG; via the coding sequence ATGGACGTTCCGACGACCGTTCGAACAGCGCTCGAAGACCAGCCAGTCGCGGGAGCGACCTGTCTCGAAGCCGGCGCGGGGCTGGGAAACGCGACCGCCGGATTGCTCGACGCCGGCGCCGAGCGAGTCTACGCGGTGACCGACGACGCCGAGCACGCGCGGACGACTCGGCGTCGGGTCGCAGCTGCGGCGTCGGATCGCAACGTCGTACTGGAGGCGGACCTGCGTGCGCTGCCGCTTGCGGCCAACTCTATCGACGTGATCACGGCCCACGGACTGTGTAACGTGCTCGCACCGCCGGCGCTTGATGCCGTCGCGGCCGAGCTGACCCGCGTGGCGGCGCCGGGCTGTCGTCTGATCGTCGACGACTACGAACCCCTTCCGGCAGATGCACCGGTCACTGAGCTGTTCTCGCTGGAGAACGCGGTCGCGGAACAGACCGATGGCGTCCCGGCGCTGACGTTCTATCCATCCGACGTGCTCGTGGCGCTGTTCGAGCAGTACGGGTGGGTGAGTTGCCGCGAGACGACGTTGCTCGATCCCGTTCCGTGGACGCGGAGCCATCTCGACGCCCACGCCGAGGCGGTGCGGGCGCGCGCGGAGAAGTTGCCGGACGCCACGCGCGATCGGGTCGTCTCGGAGGCCGAGCAGCTGGTGGCAGCGATCAGCGCGACGGAGTGTGGGCGGATGTACAGCGTAGCGTTGTGCCGTCCCGGCTGA
- the cysK gene encoding cysteine synthase A encodes MSNVERADASKSAIVESVEALIGGTPLLHLDSIAANLYGKVEASNPYSVKDRIAREIVDAAERDGALGSDGAVVEATSGNTGIGLAAISAARDYDCVLTMPESMSAERRQLLAALGANLELTPAEDGMSGANRRAEEIARQRDDAVLARQFENEANRRAHRETTGPEIWRATGGVDAVVAGVGTGGTITGISEYVKEQRGVASFTSVAVEPAASPTISEQSGASHDIQGIGPGFVPDVLRTELVDEVRSVTGDEAKAATRALGREEGLLVGVSAGAAIAAAGEYARDHPDETVVAVLPDTGERYLSTDLFEGE; translated from the coding sequence ATGTCGAACGTCGAACGAGCGGACGCATCGAAGTCGGCCATCGTCGAGAGCGTCGAGGCGTTGATCGGCGGGACGCCGCTGCTTCATCTCGACTCGATCGCGGCGAATCTCTACGGGAAAGTCGAAGCGAGCAACCCCTACTCGGTGAAAGACAGGATCGCCCGCGAAATCGTGGACGCCGCAGAGCGCGACGGCGCTCTCGGGTCGGACGGCGCCGTCGTCGAAGCGACCAGTGGGAACACCGGTATCGGGCTGGCGGCGATCAGTGCAGCCCGGGACTACGACTGCGTGCTCACGATGCCCGAGTCGATGTCCGCGGAGCGTCGGCAGCTGCTGGCCGCGCTCGGCGCTAATCTGGAGCTGACGCCCGCCGAGGACGGGATGTCGGGCGCGAATCGTCGGGCCGAGGAGATTGCCCGGCAGCGCGACGACGCCGTGCTGGCCCGCCAGTTCGAGAACGAGGCGAACAGGCGCGCCCACCGCGAAACCACCGGTCCGGAGATCTGGCGAGCGACGGGCGGCGTCGACGCCGTCGTCGCTGGCGTCGGGACCGGCGGAACGATCACCGGCATCTCGGAGTACGTCAAAGAGCAACGCGGCGTCGCGTCGTTCACGTCGGTCGCGGTCGAGCCTGCGGCGTCGCCCACGATCTCCGAACAGAGCGGGGCGTCCCACGACATTCAGGGGATCGGGCCAGGGTTCGTCCCCGACGTGCTCCGGACCGAACTCGTCGACGAAGTCCGGAGCGTCACGGGAGACGAAGCGAAAGCTGCCACGCGAGCGCTCGGACGTGAGGAAGGTCTGCTCGTCGGCGTCTCGGCGGGGGCGGCGATCGCAGCGGCGGGCGAGTACGCGCGCGACCACCCCGACGAGACGGTCGTCGCAGTGCTTCCCGACACCGGCGAACGATATCTCTCGACCGATCTGTTCGAGGGCGAGTAA
- a CDS encoding HIT family protein — protein MAEDCEFCRIARGEGDAHTLYADDRTVAFLDENPAVEGHALVIPKAHRESVLGAEAASTGAVFETVRTVSNALSAAVDPDGFSVFHSTGSLVGNVEHAHVHVVPRFDDDEVHVALPRRRLTDQDGDRIAAAIRAEL, from the coding sequence ATGGCCGAGGACTGCGAGTTTTGTCGCATTGCCCGGGGCGAGGGCGACGCGCACACGCTCTATGCGGACGACCGAACGGTGGCGTTTCTCGACGAGAATCCGGCCGTCGAAGGACACGCGCTCGTGATCCCGAAAGCCCACCGCGAAAGCGTGCTCGGAGCAGAAGCGGCATCGACTGGCGCCGTGTTCGAGACTGTCAGGACTGTCTCGAATGCGCTCTCGGCGGCGGTCGATCCCGACGGTTTCAGCGTCTTTCACTCGACGGGATCGCTCGTCGGCAACGTCGAACACGCCCACGTCCACGTCGTTCCACGGTTCGACGACGACGAGGTCCACGTCGCGTTGCCCCGCCGGCGACTCACTGATCAGGACGGCGATCGGATCGCGGCGGCGATACGCGCGGAGCTATAA
- a CDS encoding glycoside hydrolase family 97 catalytic domain-containing protein: MFEETNAQQTGAIGRRQFVGGVASLLAASAYSLSVPESVAASVVDGDDEPVQTVASPDGRLEVTVDAADGVPTYEVAYDDSTVVEESALGFEFQNQPTFREGLSVTGTERDSVDSTWEPVWDQYEEIRERYNELRVGLAESGDGGRSGTLELRAFDDGFGLRFVFGESFGDFVVTSERTEYNFAGDYTSWWIPNDWNNFEVEYRETPLSGIESGLDGAPVSAGGNGVHTPMTMRTDEDLYLSVHEANLDDYASLAIAPAGGDGPAMESTLAPLPDGTKVSATAPHMTPWRTFQIGTRPGELMESSLVLNLNEDYDESVFTQGVDWIEPQKFIGIWWLMITGRADWTFTGMNSGNHGAQTGRAKQYMDFASEHSIPGVLIEGWNEGWSSYPGDGSAFDYTEPYPDFDLQEVTDYGPNLDPPTQMTMHNETAGDFENYESQADEAFDLYDDLGIRTIKNGYVADSGNLAGEGFNHHNQVLVNHHTLIAETAAANRQMLDIHEPIHPTGRRRTYPNLMTREGVKGQEYDSFGFVSPEHHVTFPFTRMLGGPVEYTPGIFDMDSGSGGIETTRAKQLAMYPTYFSGLQMAADLPSSYLADQPATLGVGEVAQAEWADLDGFSTAARWANAQGEQYVPVDPNTVAAGATASWTVEGVESAGEYDVHLRYASDAEENAVPQGTPRTATVLVDGTERAQVTLPPTEYWDTWGSVSTTVSLESGDSDIAVALTDADTGGFNLDSIAVTESGESMPEPETAPIRGETVPAFQFIEDVPAAWDDTRVVDAEIGDYTITARKSGDEWFVGAMSDENGRAIDVPLSFLDDAPGERKGHEKGRGRGHGGTPGNGNAKGRSNSGRGGWNGDEDNHREDCDHERGRGHTKGKYVAEIYSDGIEARYDSNLTDVRIDEAIVDADTEVLASMVGSGGTALRIRPATWEEVRELPHYERPEQEFDVSIDAETFIQEPFVQATGTNFGEYLSGTTVDVFVDGEFVRSENVRFAPDSSDGVDEFTVTIDDPGSYEVTVRSTDGETLASQTVTVKPPETIATFDDPAGDDYGPGGYTYPTAGAFEEGTFDLRSVTVEQTPSIYQFTFEVENLNDGFGGDFGFSPHMFVMWVRDPDKSGGTTQTLPDLGANATFEAPWHYRVEISGFTKSAVTASGATVTDDDGNAVRVGERVDPDANTVELSIDRAAFDGVDARDLEIVPMVQSEDLGTLRPVAETAADYVFGGATPGAAANTPRIMDMITPEGVSQADALAYSADELATLPFVSID, from the coding sequence ATGTTCGAGGAAACTAACGCGCAACAAACAGGAGCCATCGGCCGACGGCAGTTCGTGGGGGGAGTGGCGTCGTTGCTGGCGGCGTCGGCGTACTCGCTGTCGGTGCCGGAAAGCGTCGCAGCAAGCGTCGTCGACGGTGACGACGAACCGGTACAGACGGTAGCATCGCCAGACGGCCGGCTCGAAGTGACGGTCGACGCCGCCGACGGCGTCCCGACCTACGAAGTCGCCTACGACGACAGTACAGTCGTCGAGGAGTCGGCGCTCGGCTTCGAGTTCCAGAACCAGCCGACGTTCCGCGAGGGGCTCTCCGTCACCGGGACCGAGCGCGATTCGGTCGATTCGACGTGGGAGCCCGTCTGGGATCAGTACGAGGAGATCCGAGAGCGCTACAACGAGCTCCGGGTCGGCCTCGCCGAGAGCGGCGACGGGGGGCGCTCGGGCACCCTCGAACTCCGGGCGTTCGACGACGGCTTCGGGCTCCGATTCGTCTTCGGCGAATCGTTCGGCGACTTCGTCGTCACGTCCGAGCGCACCGAGTACAACTTCGCGGGCGATTACACCTCGTGGTGGATTCCCAACGACTGGAACAACTTCGAGGTCGAGTACCGCGAGACGCCGCTGTCGGGGATCGAATCCGGCCTCGACGGCGCCCCCGTCTCGGCGGGCGGCAACGGCGTCCACACGCCGATGACGATGCGGACCGACGAGGACCTGTATCTGAGCGTCCACGAGGCGAATCTCGACGACTACGCCTCGCTGGCGATCGCGCCTGCAGGCGGTGACGGCCCCGCCATGGAGTCGACGCTGGCGCCGCTGCCCGACGGGACGAAAGTCTCGGCAACGGCGCCACACATGACGCCGTGGCGGACGTTCCAGATCGGAACTCGGCCGGGCGAGTTGATGGAGTCGAGTCTCGTGCTCAACCTCAACGAGGACTACGACGAGTCGGTGTTCACGCAGGGCGTCGACTGGATCGAGCCCCAGAAGTTCATCGGCATCTGGTGGCTGATGATCACCGGACGTGCCGACTGGACGTTCACCGGGATGAACTCGGGCAACCACGGCGCCCAGACCGGGCGCGCCAAGCAGTATATGGACTTCGCCAGCGAGCACTCCATCCCGGGCGTACTGATCGAGGGCTGGAACGAGGGCTGGTCGAGCTATCCCGGCGACGGGAGCGCGTTCGACTACACCGAGCCGTACCCCGACTTCGACTTACAGGAGGTGACCGACTACGGCCCGAACCTCGACCCGCCGACCCAGATGACGATGCACAACGAGACCGCGGGCGACTTCGAGAACTACGAGTCACAGGCCGACGAGGCGTTCGACCTGTACGACGATCTGGGCATCCGGACGATCAAGAACGGGTACGTCGCCGACAGCGGGAACCTCGCCGGCGAGGGGTTCAACCACCACAATCAGGTGCTCGTCAACCACCACACGCTCATCGCCGAGACCGCCGCGGCGAACCGCCAGATGCTCGACATCCACGAGCCGATCCATCCGACGGGGCGACGCCGAACCTACCCCAACCTGATGACCCGCGAGGGCGTCAAAGGCCAAGAGTACGACTCCTTCGGATTCGTCAGCCCCGAGCATCACGTGACGTTCCCGTTCACCCGAATGCTCGGCGGCCCCGTCGAGTACACGCCGGGCATCTTCGACATGGACTCGGGCTCGGGCGGCATCGAGACGACGCGGGCCAAGCAACTCGCCATGTACCCGACGTACTTCAGCGGCCTCCAGATGGCCGCCGACCTGCCGAGTTCGTATCTGGCCGACCAGCCGGCGACGCTGGGCGTCGGCGAGGTCGCGCAGGCCGAGTGGGCCGACCTCGACGGCTTTTCGACGGCCGCCCGCTGGGCCAACGCGCAGGGCGAGCAGTACGTCCCCGTCGATCCCAACACCGTCGCCGCGGGCGCGACGGCGTCGTGGACCGTCGAAGGCGTCGAGTCGGCCGGCGAGTACGACGTACATCTCCGATACGCGAGCGACGCCGAAGAGAATGCCGTCCCGCAAGGAACGCCCCGAACCGCGACGGTGCTGGTCGACGGCACCGAGCGCGCACAGGTGACGCTGCCGCCGACGGAGTACTGGGACACGTGGGGGTCGGTCTCGACGACGGTGTCGCTGGAAAGCGGCGACAGCGACATCGCGGTCGCGCTGACCGACGCCGACACCGGCGGGTTCAACCTCGATTCGATCGCCGTCACCGAGTCCGGCGAATCGATGCCCGAACCCGAGACGGCGCCGATCCGCGGCGAGACTGTCCCCGCCTTCCAGTTCATCGAGGACGTTCCGGCGGCCTGGGACGACACGCGCGTCGTCGACGCCGAGATCGGCGACTACACGATCACCGCCCGCAAGAGCGGCGACGAGTGGTTCGTCGGCGCGATGTCCGACGAGAACGGACGTGCGATCGACGTTCCGCTGTCGTTCCTCGACGACGCGCCCGGTGAGCGCAAAGGTCACGAGAAGGGGCGCGGGAGAGGGCACGGCGGAACGCCCGGAAACGGCAACGCGAAGGGCCGAAGCAATAGCGGCCGTGGCGGTTGGAACGGCGACGAAGACAACCACCGAGAGGACTGCGACCACGAGCGAGGTCGCGGCCACACCAAGGGCAAGTACGTCGCCGAGATCTACTCCGACGGCATCGAAGCCCGCTACGACAGCAACCTCACGGACGTTCGGATCGACGAAGCGATCGTCGACGCCGACACCGAGGTGCTGGCCTCGATGGTCGGCTCGGGCGGCACCGCGCTCCGCATCCGGCCGGCGACGTGGGAAGAAGTCAGGGAGCTCCCGCACTACGAGCGTCCCGAACAGGAGTTCGACGTGTCGATCGACGCCGAGACGTTCATCCAAGAGCCGTTCGTGCAGGCCACCGGAACGAACTTCGGTGAGTACCTGAGCGGGACGACCGTCGACGTGTTCGTCGACGGCGAGTTCGTCCGCTCGGAGAACGTCCGGTTCGCGCCGGACTCGTCGGACGGAGTCGACGAGTTCACCGTCACCATCGACGACCCCGGTTCCTACGAGGTGACCGTCCGCAGCACCGACGGCGAGACGCTCGCCAGTCAGACGGTGACTGTCAAGCCCCCAGAGACGATCGCCACCTTCGACGATCCGGCGGGCGACGACTACGGTCCCGGCGGCTACACCTATCCGACCGCCGGCGCCTTCGAGGAGGGAACGTTCGACCTGCGCTCGGTGACCGTCGAGCAGACGCCGAGCATCTACCAGTTCACCTTCGAGGTCGAGAACCTCAACGACGGGTTCGGCGGCGACTTCGGCTTCTCGCCGCACATGTTCGTCATGTGGGTGCGCGACCCCGACAAGAGCGGCGGCACGACCCAGACGCTGCCCGATCTCGGCGCCAACGCGACGTTCGAGGCGCCGTGGCACTACCGCGTCGAGATCAGCGGCTTCACCAAAAGCGCCGTTACGGCCTCGGGCGCGACCGTGACCGACGACGACGGCAACGCGGTCAGAGTCGGTGAACGCGTCGACCCGGACGCCAATACGGTCGAGTTGAGCATCGACCGCGCGGCGTTCGACGGCGTCGACGCGCGCGATCTGGAGATCGTCCCGATGGTCCAATCCGAGGACCTAGGGACGCTCAGGCCCGTCGCCGAGACGGCCGCCGACTACGTCTTCGGCGGCGCCACGCCCGGCGCGGCCGCCAACACGCCACGGATCATGGACATGATCACGCCCGAGGGCGTCAGTCAGGCCGACGCGCTCGCGTACTCGGCCGACGAACTGGCGACGCTTCCGTTCGTCTCGATCGACTGA
- a CDS encoding LysE family transporter, which produces MPSLAVSAVVGAVFGVVLAAPPGPMNAVIAEESVLRGWPAGFRAGLGAMLADALFFVLAVVGLVAVVDRTPSLRSGLYLLGGLLMLYFAVGALRDASAAQSFTGDVGGDSKGFRKAFALALTNPYQIAFWLTAGVGLIEPGRLDVLGYAPAVGDALAGTLVIQTGSPALLLGFFAGIGLWVVAYPAALVAAGRRVDAAAPVVAGLSGVVLAGFGAAFLWIGTTGLA; this is translated from the coding sequence GTGCCATCGCTTGCAGTTTCTGCGGTCGTCGGCGCCGTCTTCGGCGTCGTGCTGGCCGCGCCGCCCGGTCCGATGAACGCTGTCATTGCCGAGGAGAGCGTGCTCCGCGGGTGGCCCGCCGGCTTCCGGGCCGGTCTCGGCGCGATGCTGGCCGACGCCTTGTTTTTCGTGCTGGCCGTCGTCGGCCTCGTCGCGGTCGTGGACCGGACGCCGTCGCTGCGCTCGGGGCTGTACCTGCTGGGCGGGCTGTTGATGCTGTACTTCGCCGTCGGCGCGCTGCGGGACGCCAGCGCCGCCCAGTCGTTCACCGGCGATGTCGGCGGCGACTCCAAGGGGTTCAGGAAGGCGTTCGCGCTCGCGTTGACGAACCCCTACCAGATCGCGTTCTGGCTCACCGCCGGCGTCGGGCTGATCGAACCGGGCCGGTTGGACGTGCTAGGCTACGCGCCCGCTGTCGGCGACGCGCTGGCGGGAACACTCGTCATTCAGACGGGGAGTCCGGCGCTGTTGCTCGGCTTTTTTGCTGGCATCGGTCTCTGGGTCGTCGCGTACCCTGCCGCGCTGGTCGCCGCCGGGCGTCGCGTCGACGCCGCCGCGCCGGTCGTCGCGGGGCTGAGCGGCGTCGTGCTGGCCGGTTTCGGCGCCGCGTTTCTCTGGATCGGGACGACCGGGTTGGCCTAA
- a CDS encoding NADPH-dependent FMN reductase — MDRDVRVVALCGSLRDQSKTRTALAAALASAREAGARTDLLDLREYDLPAYDPDEPEPEDAAALCAAVSDADAVLIGTPNYHGSYSGPLKNALDYCGRDEFGGTTVGLLEVAGGEFPTAPLEHLRSVCRTLNAWTLPIEVAIPSSSSTVEDGAIVDETVAERVAELGDAAAKYAGVEQFPELAEDRRNAFAGAVDD; from the coding sequence ATGGACAGAGACGTACGCGTCGTCGCCCTCTGTGGTAGTTTGCGTGACCAAAGCAAGACACGGACAGCGCTGGCGGCGGCGCTGGCGTCCGCGCGCGAAGCGGGCGCCCGAACCGACCTCCTCGACCTCCGGGAGTACGACCTGCCGGCCTACGATCCCGACGAACCGGAACCCGAAGACGCTGCCGCCCTCTGTGCGGCCGTCAGCGACGCCGACGCCGTGCTTATCGGGACGCCGAACTACCACGGTTCCTACTCCGGACCGCTGAAGAACGCGCTCGATTACTGCGGCCGCGACGAGTTCGGCGGAACGACCGTCGGCCTGCTGGAGGTCGCCGGCGGGGAGTTCCCCACGGCGCCGCTCGAACACCTCCGGTCGGTCTGTCGCACGCTGAACGCGTGGACGCTGCCCATCGAGGTGGCGATCCCCAGTTCGAGTTCGACGGTCGAGGACGGCGCGATCGTCGACGAGACGGTCGCAGAGCGCGTCGCAGAGCTCGGCGACGCCGCCGCCAAGTATGCAGGCGTCGAGCAGTTCCCGGAACTGGCCGAGGATCGGCGCAACGCCTTCGCCGGCGCGGTGGACGATTAG
- a CDS encoding arylamine N-acetyltransferase family protein, which produces METDRYLRRIGVDPTTVERADRETLDRLQRAHVTTVPFETIAVAGTPFGEHDPSGVSRAYQDLYEKIVEDGRGGFCYELNGLFGWLLSELGYEPTRVAAMVLGDDDPLPPANHLAHVVDLDRRYLVDAGLGVPSMRRPLPLDGEARTDAAGVDWRVVESDRPDADFETLCREPTEGWETRYVFRDTHRPREHFTATCEYLSTAPESPFTDDAVVACSTDRGHVKLSPDSLTRVRDGDERERDIDADEWSELLGAEFGITLGT; this is translated from the coding sequence ATGGAGACCGATCGCTACCTCCGCCGGATCGGCGTCGATCCGACGACCGTCGAGCGAGCTGATCGGGAGACGCTCGACCGACTCCAGCGCGCCCACGTCACGACCGTCCCCTTCGAGACGATCGCGGTCGCCGGGACGCCGTTCGGCGAACACGACCCGAGCGGCGTTTCGCGTGCGTATCAGGACCTCTACGAGAAGATCGTCGAGGACGGACGCGGCGGCTTTTGCTACGAACTCAACGGACTGTTCGGCTGGCTCCTTTCGGAGCTGGGCTACGAGCCCACTCGTGTCGCGGCGATGGTGCTGGGCGACGACGACCCCTTGCCCCCGGCGAACCACCTCGCTCACGTGGTCGACCTCGACCGCCGCTATCTCGTCGACGCGGGGCTGGGCGTCCCGTCGATGCGACGCCCGCTGCCCCTCGACGGCGAGGCCCGCACGGACGCCGCGGGCGTCGACTGGCGCGTCGTCGAGAGCGACCGCCCCGACGCCGACTTCGAAACGCTGTGTCGGGAGCCAACCGAGGGCTGGGAGACGCGGTACGTGTTCCGGGACACCCATCGACCGCGCGAGCACTTCACGGCCACCTGCGAGTACCTCTCGACGGCGCCGGAGTCGCCGTTTACCGACGACGCGGTCGTCGCGTGCTCGACCGACCGAGGGCACGTGAAACTCTCGCCCGACTCGCTGACGCGCGTCCGAGATGGTGACGAGCGAGAACGCGACATCGACGCCGACGAGTGGTCCGAACTGCTCGGCGCCGAATTCGGGATCACACTGGGCACGTGA
- a CDS encoding DUF5518 domain-containing protein has translation MESPTTTDPHDSTPTDDAGSGTLGAVFDAIVALLIAIPGISAAAAGVAVWQTADRELSEAIVADMEVTSTLVSESVLVDAINEMMVWGAGGLVLTGAALTVVGIAVLVYYRRLRRGGDGGVVPTDRLALVVLGAVVSTVASFVPFSPVLGGGVAGYFQQGSPRDGLGLGALAGLALTAPAVIVLGSLVGGALAADATPIALLLVGVALASAGFTIVLSALGGYAGTVIE, from the coding sequence ATGGAGTCCCCTACGACCACCGACCCCCACGACTCGACACCGACCGACGACGCCGGATCGGGAACGCTGGGCGCCGTCTTCGATGCGATCGTCGCCTTGCTGATCGCCATCCCGGGAATCTCGGCGGCGGCCGCCGGCGTCGCAGTCTGGCAGACCGCCGATCGTGAGTTGAGCGAAGCCATCGTCGCCGATATGGAAGTCACCTCGACGCTGGTCTCCGAGAGCGTCCTCGTCGATGCGATCAACGAGATGATGGTTTGGGGCGCGGGTGGGCTCGTCCTGACCGGTGCCGCCCTGACGGTCGTCGGCATCGCCGTGTTGGTCTACTACCGGCGACTGCGTCGTGGCGGCGACGGCGGCGTCGTGCCGACCGATCGACTCGCGCTCGTTGTCCTCGGCGCCGTCGTCTCGACTGTCGCATCGTTCGTCCCGTTCTCGCCGGTGCTCGGCGGCGGCGTCGCGGGCTACTTCCAGCAAGGTAGTCCCCGCGACGGGCTCGGGCTCGGCGCGCTCGCAGGGCTCGCGTTGACCGCGCCCGCTGTGATCGTACTCGGATCGCTCGTCGGCGGCGCGCTGGCCGCCGATGCCACCCCGATCGCACTTCTACTGGTCGGTGTGGCGCTCGCCTCGGCGGGCTTTACGATCGTACTGAGCGCGCTCGGCGGGTACGCCGGCACTGTCATCGAGTAG
- a CDS encoding PH domain-containing protein — MSSSTDASIEDADWLHLSDDEEIRWAGRPSRFTLAPSIAVAAVVVLVGGVFEVGLERLVGGGLPWPIAYAPLGVALVGIAIAVWAYADWLRLLYVLTDEEIYVKQGLVSRDVTQVRLDRVQNTAYDQSPRERLLGYGDVRVYTAGSSTEDVTFERIPNPDRVQNTLTDLLSDQSSQRPQERGGV; from the coding sequence GTGAGTTCGAGCACCGACGCGTCGATCGAGGACGCCGATTGGCTCCACCTGAGCGACGACGAAGAGATCAGGTGGGCCGGCCGCCCGTCACGGTTCACGCTCGCCCCCTCGATCGCGGTCGCGGCGGTCGTGGTGCTCGTCGGCGGCGTCTTCGAGGTCGGCCTCGAACGGCTGGTCGGCGGCGGCCTTCCGTGGCCGATCGCGTACGCGCCGCTTGGCGTCGCGCTGGTCGGCATCGCCATCGCGGTCTGGGCCTACGCGGACTGGCTGCGGTTGTTGTACGTGCTCACCGACGAGGAGATCTACGTCAAGCAGGGGCTCGTCTCACGGGACGTGACGCAGGTTCGACTCGATCGCGTCCAGAACACGGCCTACGACCAGTCACCCCGGGAGCGGCTGCTGGGCTACGGCGACGTGCGAGTCTACACGGCCGGGAGCAGTACGGAGGACGTTACCTTCGAACGCATCCCGAATCCAGATCGGGTGCAGAACACGCTCACTGACCTTCTGAGCGATCAGTCGTCGCAGCGGCCACAGGAGCGCGGCGGCGTCTGA